TGCAGCAGGACCGGCTCAGCCGGGAGGAGGAACTGGCCGAGATCGAGCGCCAGCAACTCGCCTCGCTAGAGGGGCTGATGGATGCCATGTCCCTCGGCTCCGGCGATGTCGCAGGCACAGTCGCCGGGCTCGAGGCGGGGCAGGAGGCCGCAGGCGGCGTCGAAAGTGCGGCGGCGAGCCTCTATGCGCCCGATGACAACAACCCGGCTGCCGCCCGGATGTTCGGAGATGCCCGGGAGGGGATCGAAGAGCTGATCATCCGCGCGGCCCGCCACACCCACAGTCTGCCTGGCGTGAGCCGTGCTGGCCTGTCGCTGGTCCAGTGGCGCTGCCTTCTGCAGGCGCTGATCTGGCAAGAGAGCCGCTTTCAGATCGGGGCCCGCTCCCCCGTTGGGGCCTTCGGCCTCACGCAAATCATGCCCGGCACGGCGGGCGATCTCGGAATCTATCCGGCCTATTACGACGATCCCTGGCTGCAGGTCACCGGCGGCGCGCGGTACCTCGCGCAGATGCTGAATATGTTCGATGGCAACATCATCCACGCGCTCGCCGCTTACAACGCAGGCCCGGGCAACGTTCAGAACTACGGCGGCGTCCCGCCCTTTGCGGAAACCCAGCATTACGTCGTGGTGATCCCGCAGCAATACAACAGCTACCTCGCCGCCGTGGGCGGCATCGATGCGCTCGGCACCATCGACCCTGTCCTTCTGGCGAACGCGAGCTTCAGCCTTTCGGCCCATGGGGCAGGCGTCTATGGGGATTATTCGCTGGTCTCGGTCCGCGCAGCTGCCCTGCGTGTTCAGGACATCATCACCCGCATTGGCGAGACCGAAGACCTGCACGAGGCCATCGCAGTCAACACCTATGCGCGCGCCGAGCTGGCCCGATTGGTCGCGATCCGGACCCGGATCAAGGCCGCTCACACCCAACCGCTGAGCGAGGAGCAACTCGCCATGGCCGCGGCCCAAGCCGCCGAGCGGCAATACATGGATTTCACCCAGGAGACATTGCGATGATCCGGCGCTTGCGCATTTCCCTCATCACCACCGCCGCGACGCTCGCGCTGGCCACTGCCCTCGCGGGCCCTGTCACCGCGCAAGGCGTGCCCACGGTCGACACCCAGAACATCGCCCAGGAAATCCGCCAGCTTCAGCAGATGCTGCAGGATTTCGGGATCCAGACCGATCTTCTGGACAATGCGCTGGCACAGCTCGAGACGCTGCAAGGCCAGCTCGATCAGCTGAACGAGATGTATGCCTCGCTCACCGGGCCGCGCAGTATCCTCGGTCTCGCCATGGGCGGCGATCTCGACAACCTGTTGCAAGCCAATTTCGAAGACATCCCAGGCCTGATCCGCGGCATCCAGGCCGGCGATTGGTCGAGCCTGATCGGCCTAACGCGGGGCCCCTGCGCACCCAGATGGAACAGGCGCTGGCCAGTGCGGGCTTCGATGAGGATTCACTCCGCGAGATCGCCACCAGCGGCAATCCGGGCGCAGAAGGTGTTGCGACCCGCGCCACGACCGGCGCCGTGATGTCGGCCGCAGCCCAGACAGCCACGCCGAGGCGGCCAATCGCTGCAGCGCGTCGAGCAACTCGTCTCCCTGATCCCGGACATGGAAGACCTGAAGGCGTCGATGGACCACAACACCCGCGTCACGGCGGAACTCGCGATCGCCATGACGCGGATGTGGAACTCGAAGCGATCCAAACCCTCGGCGCGGGCAATGCGGGCGTGGTGGATGCCGCCACCGTCGCCGAAGAGCGCCGTTACATGGACTTCACCCTGCCGAGCCTCGCGCCATGAGCAAGGCTCCAGATATGACGGCAGGCATGAGCACGCGCGAACTCGTTGAGGAGGAACTGATCCATGGCGCACTGCGCAGGGAGCAGCTCTGGCGGATGATCGGCCTTGGCGGGGCAGGCTTTGGCGTTTTTGGCTGCCTTGCGGCCGCTGCTGTCGCCCTGATGGTCGAGACACCGCCGCCGGTCGTCGTGCCCTATGATCCCGCGACTGGTCTCGCTCTGCCGAACGCCACGGTTGAGACGGTCT
The Roseibaca calidilacus DNA segment above includes these coding regions:
- a CDS encoding lytic transglycosylase domain-containing protein, producing MRTWLPLSMIGLALAGPSVGPAVAQGVPTFDLRLFAERQAILEQTDRDLALQQDRLSREEELAEIERQQLASLEGLMDAMSLGSGDVAGTVAGLEAGQEAAGGVESAAASLYAPDDNNPAAARMFGDAREGIEELIIRAARHTHSLPGVSRAGLSLVQWRCLLQALIWQESRFQIGARSPVGAFGLTQIMPGTAGDLGIYPAYYDDPWLQVTGGARYLAQMLNMFDGNIIHALAAYNAGPGNVQNYGGVPPFAETQHYVVVIPQQYNSYLAAVGGIDALGTIDPVLLANASFSLSAHGAGVYGDYSLVSVRAAALRVQDIITRIGETEDLHEAIAVNTYARAELARLVAIRTRIKAAHTQPLSEEQLAMAAAQAAERQYMDFTQETLR
- a CDS encoding type IV secretion system protein; this translates as MIRRLRISLITTAATLALATALAGPVTAQGVPTVDTQNIAQEIRQLQQMLQDFGIQTDLLDNALAQLETLQGQLDQLNEMYASLTGPRSILGLAMGGDLDNLLQANFEDIPGLIRGIQAGDWSSLIGLTRGPCAPRWNRRWPVRASMRIHSARSPPAAIRAQKVLRPAPRPAP